In the Malania oleifera isolate guangnan ecotype guangnan chromosome 1, ASM2987363v1, whole genome shotgun sequence genome, one interval contains:
- the LOC131156520 gene encoding uncharacterized protein LOC131156520 produces MENTVVHHETESAVRLYSENQQRQWGSSANLAPTMEEYISLLHLAKLPTPYKTYVPTRISIVKELFKVTRVRVQKLGDSKVTWEHLKELIKNEEGEQAHLYLLALAIHDLIIFPKELGTIDHATIDFVAQVKEGANPVHGILAETFWSLNKFWTKRHARLTCSVPLLYVWIMSHLPCIQGNFRASFSTVKIPLAEFEVARWEEHASKTEWKDKLQHLDNKGIIWRAPWMDQSKVVYICGNLPCVPLLGPWGGISYAPLMFRIHVGTMQFIPMTHGLTNTQFAYEADDSQKKVREFVVWWRHVHVVESSNQNSGA; encoded by the exons ATGGAGAACACTGTGGTCCATCATGAAACAGAATCAGCAGTGCGGCTATATTCTGAAAATCAACAAAGGCAATGGGGCAGTAGTGCAA ATCTGGCTCCCACCATGGAGGAGTACATTTCACTGTTGCATCTAGCCAAACTTCCGACACCTTACAAGACGTATGTACCTACCCGAATATCTATCGTCAAGGAACTTTTTAAAGTCACCAGGGTTAGGGTTCAGAAACTGGGAGACTCAAAAGTCACCTGGGAACACTTGAAAGAGTTGATAAAAAATGAAGAGGGGGAACAGGCCCATCTGTATTTGTTAGCACTAGCCATCCACGATCTGATTATATTTCCAAAGGAACTAGGGACCATTGACCATGCAACCATTGACTTCGTGGCACAGGTGAAGGAAGGGGCTAACCCGGTCCATGGAATTCTGGCAGAAACGTTCTGGTCTCTCAACAAATTTTGGACCAAGAGGCACGCTAGGTTGACTTGCAGTGTGCCATTGTTGTATGTCTGGATAATGAGTCACTTGCCATGTATTCAAGGGAACTTTCGTGCTTCCTTCTCAACAGTCAAGATCCCTTTGGCAGAGTTTGAGGTAGCTCGGTGGGAAGAGCACGCTAGCAAGACTGAATGGAAGGACAAGCTGCAACATTTGGATAACAAGGGGATCATATGGCGAGCACCGTGGATGGACCAATCGAAAGTGGTATACATATGTGGAAACCTACCTTGCGTCCCACTACTAGGCCCCTGGGGAGGAATATCCTATGCACCCCTCATGTTTAGAATACATGTGGGTACAATGCAGTTCATACCCATGACCCACGGGTTGACAAATACTCAATTCGCATATGAGGCCGATGATAGCCAAAAGAAGGTTCGAGAGTTTGTTGTATGGTGGAGGCATGTGCACGTGGTAGAATCCAGTAATCAGAACTCTGGAGCCTAG
- the LOC131158807 gene encoding laccase-11-like, translating into MSLPGAEAATKKYKFDIQVKNVSRLCHAKPIVTVNGRFPGPTVYVREGDRVLVNVTNHAEYNVSIHWHGLKQFRNGWADGPAYITQCPIQTGNSYTYDFNVTGQRGTLWWHAHILWLRATVHGAIVIMPPLGSQHPFPHPHREFNLLFGEWWHKDVEKVVKEGNHLGLPPNMSDAHTINGKPGPLFPCSEKHTFAMEVEAGKTYLLRIINAALNDELFFAVAGHNMTVVEVDAVYTKPFTTHALLIAPGQTTNVLLHTNQPPARYFMATRPFIDVPLAIDNKTATAILQYAGVPSTLLPALPLLPLSNDTAFALSYNKMLRSLNSPQFPAVVPQAVDRKLFYTIGLGENPCPTCTNGTRIAASLNNISFVMPRVGLLQAHYFNMSGVFSTDFPDRPPKAFNYTGAPLTANLKTSQGTRLSRLAFNSTVELVLQDTNLLTVESHPFHLHGYNFFVVGTGIGNFDPRKDPSKFNLVDPPERNTVGVPTGGWTAIRFRADNPGVWFMHCHLELHTSWGLKMAFVVEDGKGAGQSILPPPKDLPPC; encoded by the exons ATGTCTCTGCCTGGAGCCGAAGCTGCCACAAAGAAATACAAGTTTGAT ATTCAAGTGAAGAATGTGAGCAGGTTGTGCCATGCAAAACCCATTGTGACTGTGAATGGGAGGTTCCCAGGACCTACCGTTTATGTTCGAGAAGGAGACAGAGTTCTTGTCAATGTCACCAACCACGCAGAATATAACGTCTCCATTCATTG GCATGGACTGAAGCAGTTTCGAAATGGATGGGCAGATGGGCCGGCGTACATAACCCAATGTCCAATCCAAACAGGGAACAGCTACACCTACGACTTCAACGTGACTGGGCAAAGAGGAACCTTGTGGTGGCATGCCCACATTCTTTGGCTCAGAGCCACCGTCCACGGCGCTATTGTCATCATGCCACCACTCGGCTCCCAACACCCTTTCCCTCATCCCCACCGAGAATTTAATCTTCTGTTTG GAGAATGGTGGCATAAAGATGTGGAAAAGGTTGTGAAGGAAGGGAATCACTTGGGGCTGCCCCCAAACATGTCGGATGCACACACCATCAATGGCAAGCCAGGCCCGCTCTTCCCATGCTCTGAGAAAC ataCATTTGCAATGGAGGTCGAAGCAGGGAAGACGTACCTCCTGCGAATAATCAACGCCGCCTTGAACGACGAGCTCTTCTTCGCCGTGGCCGGCCACAACATGACGGTAGTCGAGGTGGACGCTGTGTACACGAAACCCTTCACCACCCACGCCCTCCTCATCGCCCCCGGCCAGACCACCAACGTCCTCCTCCACACCAACCAACCCCCCGCCCGCTACTTCATGGCCACACGCCCCTTCATCGACGTCCCCCTCGCCATCGACAACAAAACCGCCACCGCCATCCTCCAATACGCCGGCGTCCCCTCCACCCTCCTCCCCGCCCTCCCGCTCCTCCCACTCTCAAACGACACCGCTTTCGCCCTCTCCTACAACAAGATGCTCCGCAGCCTCAACTCCCCCCAGTTCCCCGCCGTCGTTCCCCAGGCCGTCGACCGGAAGCTCTTCTACACAATCGGGTTGGGCGAGAACCCGTGCCCGACGTGCACGAACGGGACCCGAATCGCGGCTTCTCTGAACAACATCTCCTTTGTGATGCCTCGGGTGGGGCTTCTTCAGGCCCACTACTTCAACATGAGCGGGGTGTTCAGCACCGACTTTCCGGACCGGCCGCCGAAGGCGTTCAACTACACCGGAGCGCCGTTGACGGCGAATCTGAAGACATCCCAGGGTACCAGACTGAGCAGGTTGGCGTTCAATTCGACGGTGGAGCTGGTGCTGCAGGATACGAATCTATTAACAGTTGAGTCGCACCCGTTTCATCTTCACGGGTATAACTTCTTTGTTGTGGGGACCGGGATTGGGAATTTTGACCCGAGGAAAGACCCGTCTAAGTTTAACTTGGTGGATCCTCCAGAAAGGAATACGGTCGGAGTTCCCACCGGTGGGTGGACTGCTATTCGGTTCAGGGCTGATAATCCAG GTGTTTGGTTCATGCACTGTCATTTGGAGTTGCATACAAGCTGGGGTTTAAAAATGGCGTTTGTGGTAGAAGATGGAAAAGGAGCAGGCCAGTCCATTCTGCCTCCCCCAAAGGATCTTCCACCATGCTAG